ATGAAGAACCCCGAGATCGACATCACCGTGAACGTCGCCTCGGGCCGCGCCTCGGCCACCGTGTGGACCTGCGACCTGACCAAACGCTACATCGAGATCAACGGGGACTATCGCTCGTGAGCGAGACGCCTGCCGTCCCCACCGTTCTCGTCGTCGCCGTCGCCCTGATCGACCCGGACGGCCGGGTGCTGATCGCCAAACGGCCCGAGGGCAAGCAGTTGGCGGGCCTGTGGGAATTCCCCGGCGGCAAGGTCGAGCCGGGCGAGCGGCCCGAAGCCGCCTTGATCCGCGAGCTGAAGGAAGAACTGGGAATCGACGTGAAGGAGGCCTGCCTGGCCCCCTTCGTGTTTACCAGTCACGCTTACGATTCCTTTCACCTGTTGATGCCACTGTATCTGTGCCGGCGCTGGTCCGGCGTGGTCGAG
The nucleotide sequence above comes from Brevundimonas naejangsanensis. Encoded proteins:
- a CDS encoding (deoxy)nucleoside triphosphate pyrophosphohydrolase; the protein is MSETPAVPTVLVVAVALIDPDGRVLIAKRPEGKQLAGLWEFPGGKVEPGERPEAALIRELKEELGIDVKEACLAPFVFTSHAYDSFHLLMPLYLCRRWSGVVEAREHAGLAWVKPDKLSAYPMPPADEPLIAWLRDLL